One genomic segment of Brassica napus cultivar Da-Ae chromosome A3, Da-Ae, whole genome shotgun sequence includes these proteins:
- the LOC106392787 gene encoding protein SLOW GREEN 1, chloroplastic, whose amino-acid sequence MASLGKLQPIQLSLSQFSSSLPQNRSSLSFRSSRRSTPSFKCASSSKPQVLQSLPSRLLKSTCITFTAAAALLFANLHLKPPPPAIATPLPTTSAMESLKQSNDSLEEEERSLEEHLASHPEDVAALRSLMEVKIKSRKLLEAIEIINRLIELEPEEKEWPILKANIFTHSGDLESAKSVFEEILAKDPLRVEAYHGLAMAYSESGDDLNVIEKRIHESMERCKKEKNVKDLRDFKLLVAQIRVIEGKHEEALKLYQELVKEEPRDFRPYLCQGIIYTLLKKGDEAEKQFEKFRKLVPRNHPYREYFMDNMVATKLFAEKAQRETAGSKS is encoded by the coding sequence ATGGCGTCTCTAGGGAAGCTACAGCCAATTCAACTCTCCCTCTCTCAATTCTCCTCATCACTCCCCCAAAACCGATCATCACTCTCCTTCAGATCCTCACGCCGATCAACTCCATCCTTCAAATGCGCTTCCTCATCGAAACCCCAAGTCCTGCAATCACTACCTTCCCGTCTCCTCAAATCCACATGCATCACCTTCACCGCCGCAGCCGCCCTGCTCTTCGCGAATCTCCACCTCAAACCTCCTCCTCCGGCGATTGCTACTCCTCTCCCAACGACGTCGGCGATGGAGTCTCTGAAACAGAGTAACGATTcgttagaagaagaagagagatcgCTCGAAGAGCATCTCGCCTCTCACCCTGAAGACGTGGCTGCTCTAAGGTCGTTAATGGAGGTAAAAATCAAATCTCGTAAGCTTCTAGAAGCGATAGAGATCATCAATCGATTGATAGAGTTAGAACCAGAGGAGAAAGAATGGCCAATCTTGAAAGCTAACATCTTTACTCACAGTGGAGACTTAGAATCAGCCAAAAGCGTCTTCGAAGAGATTCTAGCCAAGGATCCTCTCCGCGTCGAGGCCTATCACGGCTTAGCTATGGCGTATTCAGAGTCCGGTGATGATTTGAATGTAATTGAGAAGAGGATTCATGAGTCAATGGAGAGGTGCAAGAAGGAGAAGAATGTTAAGGACCTTAGGGATTTTAAGCTGCTTGTGGCGCAGATAAGGGTTATCGAGGGGAAGCATGAAGAAGCGTTGAAGCTGTATCAGGAGCTTGTGAAGGAAGAGCCGAGAGATTTCAGGCCGTATCTTTGTCAGGGGATTATTTACACGCTTCTTAAGAAGGGAGATGAGGCGGAGAAGCAGTTTGAGAAGTTTAGGAAACTTGTGCCGAGGAATCATCCGTATAGAGAGTATTTTATGGATAATATGGTT